The following coding sequences lie in one Xanthomonas hortorum pv. pelargonii genomic window:
- a CDS encoding neprosin family prolyl endopeptidase: MQRYVFNRYNGLTVLRSVRQGGKVFDCIPQSQQPALRDGSTPATPPTLSSNTGTVTPIDAAQRCDTGSVPLERIGLGEMSKHADLRSFLRGTTPSVIAPRQGDAVPAAREAASVVHYYSTIYLDTAGSPVTGAGADLNTWVPTVTANDAQSISQIWLGGYTRQGVIQTLEAGWQTQLGAGWDTRPILFIYSTQDGYITTGCHNLDCADFVQTSTANVLGAAPAGGFSTAGGKQAMLHVEFQRNADGYWWFGLNGEWIGYYKAELYAGDIAEGSANIFISAGGEISTWDGRPSAPMGSGRFANAGYRQAAFQANHFYRDAAMAAHPAQRLSSLNVAQPSCYTLAMAGYTYPYALGAGVTRTTLSPEMQNGGFYFGGPGCAR; this comes from the coding sequence ATGCAGCGCTATGTCTTCAATCGTTACAACGGCTTGACGGTACTGCGCAGCGTGCGACAGGGCGGCAAGGTCTTCGACTGCATTCCACAATCACAGCAGCCGGCACTGCGTGATGGCAGCACGCCAGCGACGCCGCCCACCCTCTCAAGCAACACGGGTACGGTGACGCCAATCGATGCCGCGCAACGCTGCGATACCGGCAGCGTACCGCTCGAACGCATCGGCCTGGGCGAGATGAGCAAGCATGCGGATCTGCGCAGCTTTCTGCGTGGCACTACTCCCAGCGTGATCGCGCCAAGGCAGGGTGACGCCGTACCTGCGGCGCGGGAGGCAGCATCGGTGGTGCATTACTACTCCACCATCTATCTGGACACCGCCGGCTCGCCGGTGACCGGCGCCGGCGCCGATCTCAACACCTGGGTGCCGACAGTCACTGCCAACGATGCGCAGTCGATCAGCCAGATCTGGTTGGGCGGTTACACCCGACAAGGCGTGATCCAGACGCTGGAAGCCGGTTGGCAGACCCAGCTCGGTGCCGGTTGGGACACGCGGCCGATCCTGTTTATCTACTCCACGCAAGATGGCTACATCACCACCGGTTGCCATAATCTGGATTGCGCCGACTTCGTGCAGACCAGCACCGCCAATGTGCTCGGTGCAGCACCGGCTGGTGGCTTCAGTACCGCAGGCGGCAAGCAGGCGATGCTGCACGTGGAATTCCAGCGCAATGCCGATGGCTACTGGTGGTTCGGCTTGAATGGCGAATGGATCGGCTACTACAAGGCCGAACTTTACGCAGGCGATATCGCCGAGGGCAGCGCGAACATCTTCATCTCTGCGGGCGGCGAAATTTCCACCTGGGATGGTCGTCCCAGCGCACCGATGGGCAGCGGCCGGTTTGCGAACGCCGGCTATCGCCAGGCCGCATTTCAGGCCAACCATTTTTATCGCGATGCGGCGATGGCCGCGCATCCCGCGCAACGCCTGTCGAGCTTGAATGTGGCGCAGCCGTCCTGCTACACGCTGGCGATGGCCGGTTACACCTACCCGTATGCCTTGGGTGCAGGCGTCACCCGCACCACGTTGTCGCCGGAAATGCAGAACGGCGGCTTCTACTTCGGCGGGCCGGGCTGCGCACGCTGA
- a CDS encoding glycoside hydrolase family 97 protein — MRNLIQSALPAACALLCVIAAPVAAQSLRVQSPDARTQVEFTLREGGIPTYRVLYRNKVVLDDAPLGLDLGRANKLGRDMTLQSSTTETHDRQFALSVGKTRQVRDHYRQLRVQLSDAQQRRITIELRTYDDGVALRYVLPDAGEVRIRNELTSFAFPRDYACWTLNLGRFGTSHEGEYDAIAASKLRPHNLLELPLVCQTDAKGTTLAIAEANLRDYAGLYLTGREDGGLGVSAKLSPRLDDPKLAVDFDAKGRDFATPWRVIMLGDSPASLIESNLISTLNPPPAFDASWVHAGKSAWDWWSGSLASGVANPGMNTATIQRYIDHAQQLKLQYMLIDDGWYFGSTGDGQYNVDADIRRPVEQLDLPGLVAYARQRDVGLWLWAHWRALDAHMDEALAWYQQLGIKGIKVDFMDRDDQQMVDFYHRLLAKAAKHKLLVDLHGAYHPTGLTRTYPNYLTQEGVLGAEYNKWTTRITATHNLTLPFTRMLLGPMDYTPGGFRNVRPADFKAQHIAPQVMTTRAQQLAMYVVYESPFAVVADSPEQYENVPAAQFLRDVPASWDETRALDGAIGEHIALARRSGKDWYVGAMTNEQARTLTLPLSFLGKGTWTATIYADGEAPTEVRIDTRELTRNDTLQLALAASGGAAVRLQKK; from the coding sequence ATGCGAAACCTGATCCAGTCCGCATTACCGGCGGCATGCGCATTGCTGTGTGTGATCGCTGCGCCGGTTGCAGCACAGAGCTTGCGTGTGCAATCGCCCGACGCACGTACGCAAGTGGAATTCACCTTACGCGAGGGCGGCATTCCAACCTATCGCGTGCTGTATCGCAACAAAGTAGTGCTCGACGATGCACCGCTTGGGCTGGATCTGGGCAGGGCCAATAAGCTCGGCCGCGATATGACGCTGCAAAGCAGCACCACCGAAACGCATGACAGGCAGTTCGCCTTGAGCGTGGGCAAGACGCGCCAGGTGCGCGATCACTATCGCCAGTTGCGCGTGCAGTTGTCCGATGCACAACAGCGGCGAATCACAATCGAGTTGCGCACCTACGACGATGGCGTAGCACTGCGTTACGTGCTGCCCGACGCCGGTGAAGTGCGTATTCGCAATGAGCTCACCAGCTTTGCATTTCCGCGCGATTACGCATGCTGGACATTGAATCTCGGTCGCTTCGGCACCAGCCACGAGGGCGAATACGATGCGATCGCCGCCTCGAAGTTGCGCCCGCACAATCTGCTTGAATTGCCGCTGGTGTGCCAGACCGATGCGAAAGGCACCACGCTGGCGATTGCCGAGGCCAACCTGCGCGATTACGCCGGCTTGTATCTCACCGGCCGCGAGGATGGTGGGCTGGGTGTGTCGGCGAAATTATCGCCACGCCTGGACGACCCCAAGCTGGCGGTCGATTTCGATGCCAAAGGCCGCGATTTCGCCACGCCATGGCGGGTGATCATGCTCGGCGACAGCCCGGCCAGCCTGATCGAATCCAACCTGATTTCCACACTCAATCCGCCGCCTGCCTTCGATGCCAGCTGGGTGCATGCAGGCAAATCGGCGTGGGATTGGTGGTCCGGCTCGCTGGCCAGCGGTGTGGCGAACCCCGGCATGAATACCGCCACCATCCAGCGCTATATCGATCACGCGCAGCAATTGAAACTGCAATACATGCTGATCGACGACGGTTGGTATTTCGGCAGCACCGGCGATGGCCAGTACAACGTCGATGCCGATATCCGCAGGCCGGTGGAGCAACTCGATCTGCCGGGCCTGGTGGCCTATGCACGGCAGCGCGATGTCGGGCTGTGGCTATGGGCGCACTGGCGCGCGCTCGATGCGCACATGGACGAAGCGCTTGCGTGGTATCAGCAGCTCGGCATCAAGGGCATCAAGGTCGACTTCATGGACCGCGACGATCAGCAGATGGTGGATTTCTATCACCGCCTGCTCGCCAAGGCCGCCAAACACAAATTGCTGGTGGATCTGCATGGCGCCTATCACCCCACCGGCTTGACCCGCACCTACCCCAACTACCTCACGCAGGAAGGCGTACTCGGCGCCGAATACAACAAGTGGACCACGCGCATCACCGCCACGCATAACCTCACGTTGCCGTTTACGCGCATGTTGCTCGGGCCGATGGACTACACGCCCGGCGGATTCCGCAATGTGCGCCCGGCCGACTTCAAGGCGCAGCACATCGCGCCGCAAGTGATGACTACGCGTGCGCAGCAACTGGCGATGTATGTGGTCTACGAAAGCCCGTTCGCGGTGGTGGCCGATAGCCCGGAGCAATACGAAAACGTGCCGGCAGCGCAGTTCCTGCGCGATGTGCCGGCAAGCTGGGACGAGACGCGGGCATTGGACGGTGCCATCGGCGAACACATCGCACTGGCGCGGCGCAGCGGCAAGGACTGGTATGTGGGCGCGATGACCAACGAGCAGGCACGCACGCTGACCTTGCCGTTATCGTTTCTGGGCAAGGGCACCTGGACCGCGACCATCTACGCCGATGGCGAGGCGCCGACAGAAGTGCGTATCGACACGCGCGAGCTCACACGTAACGACACGTTGCAGCTTGCGCTGGCTGCAAGCGGCGGCGCTGCAGTGAGGCTGCAAAAAAAGTAA
- a CDS encoding glycosyl hydrolase 2 galactose-binding domain-containing protein, producing the protein MLMVRKAFRRGALWLLCGCIGWTAVEAAPAYDPPGPYDVRVLAGGLGLTKKLAADTPLLAANADWSVSGWVRPAKESTGPALIAGVGDPEGTGRYFVVDDGKLGFVQGGDNVLRSKQTLRAGTWTYVAAVAQGTRLTLYANGREVASGKVQQLAVAPTLVFGPRQQPAAYTHHFGGEIAGFTAQAGALDEAAIARLARQVPDPALQRFEDASPGWRVQVKQMAGQLAPQPAATLPRSAAAFSTPVAKPVPNAPALQPLDAASWRVGAWQLAAAADLGQATGATLSHSDYAAGKATWRAATVPGTVLTTLVDRGVYPDPDIGLNNMAIPESLSRQDWWYRSSFDVPAALQGKQLELLFNGINYAGEIWVNGTQVGRTRGAFARGRFDVSKQLTPGRNVIAVRVSPPPHPGIAHEQSMTAGVGENGGMQALDGPTFIASEGWDWIPAVRDRNAGLWQDVQLHATGPVALGDTQVVTARLAPDHHRAELEVSVPLRNDTNAAVQGTLQLAFGDVRIQREVTVPAGGSTLRLSAADTPQLIIANPRLWWPNGYGEPALYTLQAGFDIAGARSDTQQLRFGIRQVTYELSLFDDDGALRRVLVDLNQARQRGERIVDVRHAAIRPVPGGNAQSLYPGALSSPAVQRLDDTSLAPHLALRINGVRIAVKGGNWGMDDWRKRVSRERLEPYFRLQRDAHFNVVRNWVGQNTEASFFELADEYGMLVFNDFWQSTQNYNLEPADAALFLDNAAEVIKRFRNHPSIVLWFGRNEGVPAPILNEGLDTLVAELDGTRWYTGSSNEINLQVSGPYNYREPVAYFNKLAQGFSVEVGTPSFSTLESFKASVPAVQDQWPIGDAWAYHDWHQSGNGDTNSFMRTLTDKLGAPTSLADFERKAQLLNYDTHRAIFEGFNAHLWSKNSGRLLWMSHPAWPSNMWQIYSHDYDTHAAYYGVRNAAEMLHVQMNLPGHEVVVVNNATEPVSGLRVRADVYAADGRLLQQREQALDAAAVAVSAPVLQLAPLLKDTNGLGFVRLQLLDRDAVVRSRNFYWVARDAAAMRGLDALAAVPVQLSTQLQDGAEPVLRATVRNASQQVALNTKLTLVDAQGQRILPAYYSDNYLSLVPGEQREVEIRGPSAASLRNATLQVRGWNVEPSTGVANGLP; encoded by the coding sequence ATGCTGATGGTTCGCAAGGCGTTCCGCCGTGGAGCGCTGTGGTTGTTGTGTGGTTGCATCGGTTGGACTGCAGTGGAGGCTGCGCCTGCCTACGATCCGCCGGGTCCTTACGATGTGCGCGTGCTTGCGGGCGGGCTGGGGCTGACCAAGAAGCTCGCCGCCGATACGCCGCTGCTTGCCGCCAACGCCGATTGGAGCGTGTCCGGTTGGGTGCGCCCTGCCAAGGAGAGCACTGGCCCTGCGTTGATCGCCGGTGTGGGCGATCCGGAAGGCACTGGCCGTTATTTTGTTGTCGACGATGGCAAGCTCGGCTTTGTGCAGGGTGGCGACAACGTGCTGCGCAGCAAGCAGACGCTGCGCGCAGGGACGTGGACATACGTCGCCGCAGTTGCACAAGGCACGCGTCTGACGCTGTATGCAAATGGCCGTGAGGTTGCCAGCGGCAAGGTGCAGCAGCTCGCGGTTGCGCCAACGTTGGTATTCGGCCCGCGTCAGCAACCGGCCGCGTACACACACCACTTCGGTGGGGAGATTGCGGGCTTTACCGCGCAGGCGGGTGCACTGGATGAGGCAGCCATCGCGCGGCTTGCAAGGCAGGTGCCGGATCCTGCGTTGCAGCGCTTTGAAGATGCGTCGCCTGGCTGGCGTGTGCAGGTCAAGCAGATGGCTGGGCAGCTTGCGCCGCAGCCCGCGGCGACCTTGCCACGCAGCGCGGCGGCCTTCTCGACGCCGGTTGCCAAGCCAGTGCCGAACGCACCGGCGCTGCAGCCGCTGGATGCCGCGTCATGGCGGGTCGGGGCATGGCAGTTGGCTGCGGCAGCGGACCTTGGTCAAGCTACCGGTGCAACGCTGTCGCACAGCGATTACGCAGCGGGCAAGGCCACGTGGCGCGCCGCGACCGTGCCGGGCACGGTGCTCACCACGCTGGTGGATCGCGGCGTGTATCCGGATCCGGATATCGGCCTCAACAATATGGCGATTCCCGAATCGTTGAGCCGGCAGGACTGGTGGTATCGCAGCAGTTTCGATGTGCCTGCGGCACTGCAAGGCAAGCAACTGGAATTGTTGTTCAACGGCATCAACTATGCCGGCGAAATCTGGGTCAACGGCACCCAGGTCGGGCGCACCCGGGGTGCATTCGCGCGCGGCCGCTTCGATGTCAGCAAGCAGCTCACGCCGGGCAGGAATGTCATTGCAGTGCGCGTGTCGCCGCCGCCGCATCCGGGCATCGCACACGAACAATCGATGACGGCGGGCGTCGGCGAAAATGGCGGTATGCAGGCGCTGGACGGGCCTACCTTTATCGCCAGCGAAGGCTGGGACTGGATTCCGGCGGTGCGCGATCGCAATGCCGGTCTGTGGCAGGACGTGCAGTTGCATGCAACAGGTCCCGTGGCGCTCGGTGATACGCAAGTGGTCACCGCGCGGCTGGCACCGGATCATCACCGCGCGGAACTCGAGGTCAGCGTGCCACTGCGCAACGACACCAACGCAGCAGTGCAGGGCACGTTGCAGCTGGCCTTCGGCGATGTGCGCATCCAGCGCGAGGTCACGGTGCCGGCCGGTGGCAGCACGCTCAGGCTCAGCGCTGCCGATACGCCGCAGTTGATCATCGCCAATCCGCGCCTGTGGTGGCCCAACGGCTATGGCGAGCCTGCGCTGTATACCTTGCAGGCCGGCTTCGATATTGCCGGCGCACGCTCGGACACGCAGCAGCTGCGCTTCGGTATTCGCCAGGTCACTTACGAGCTGTCGTTGTTCGACGACGATGGCGCGCTGCGTCGCGTGCTGGTCGATCTCAATCAAGCCCGGCAACGTGGCGAGCGCATCGTCGACGTGCGGCATGCCGCGATCCGGCCGGTACCCGGTGGCAATGCGCAATCGTTGTATCCCGGCGCGTTGTCTTCGCCCGCGGTGCAGCGACTCGACGACACCAGCTTGGCCCCGCATCTGGCGTTGCGCATCAACGGCGTGCGTATTGCGGTGAAGGGTGGCAACTGGGGCATGGACGATTGGCGCAAGCGGGTTTCGCGCGAGCGGCTGGAGCCGTACTTCCGTCTGCAGCGCGATGCGCATTTCAATGTGGTGCGTAACTGGGTGGGGCAGAACACCGAAGCCAGCTTCTTCGAGCTGGCCGACGAATACGGCATGTTGGTGTTCAACGACTTCTGGCAGTCCACCCAGAACTACAACCTCGAGCCGGCCGACGCGGCGCTGTTTCTGGACAATGCCGCCGAGGTGATCAAGCGCTTCCGTAATCATCCTTCCATCGTGCTGTGGTTCGGGCGTAACGAAGGCGTGCCAGCTCCCATCCTCAACGAAGGCCTGGACACACTGGTTGCCGAACTCGATGGCACGCGCTGGTACACCGGCAGTTCCAACGAGATCAACCTGCAGGTCAGCGGGCCGTACAACTACCGCGAGCCGGTGGCGTACTTCAACAAGTTGGCGCAAGGTTTTTCGGTGGAAGTGGGCACGCCCTCGTTCTCCACCCTGGAGTCGTTCAAGGCCTCGGTTCCTGCCGTGCAGGATCAGTGGCCGATCGGCGATGCGTGGGCGTATCACGACTGGCACCAGTCCGGTAATGGCGACACCAACAGCTTCATGCGCACGCTCACCGACAAGCTCGGCGCGCCGACCAGCCTGGCCGATTTCGAACGCAAGGCGCAGCTGCTCAATTACGACACGCACCGCGCCATCTTCGAGGGTTTCAACGCGCACCTGTGGAGCAAGAACAGCGGGCGCTTGCTATGGATGAGCCATCCCGCCTGGCCCAGCAACATGTGGCAGATCTACAGCCACGACTACGACACCCACGCCGCCTATTACGGCGTGCGCAATGCGGCAGAGATGCTGCATGTGCAGATGAACCTGCCCGGCCATGAGGTGGTGGTGGTCAATAACGCGACCGAGCCGGTGAGTGGCTTGCGTGTACGTGCGGATGTCTATGCGGCCGATGGCAGGTTGCTGCAGCAGCGCGAGCAAGCGCTGGATGCGGCCGCCGTTGCGGTGTCGGCACCGGTGCTGCAATTGGCGCCGTTGCTCAAGGACACCAACGGGCTGGGCTTTGTGCGGCTGCAATTGCTCGACCGCGACGCCGTCGTGCGCTCACGTAATTTCTATTGGGTCGCGCGCGATGCGGCCGCCATGCGCGGCCTGGATGCGTTGGCGGCAGTGCCGGTGCAGCTCAGTACGCAGTTGCAGGACGGTGCGGAGCCGGTGCTGCGCGCCACCGTGCGCAATGCATCGCAGCAGGTTGCGCTCAATACCAAGCTGACCCTGGTGGATGCGCAAGGCCAGCGCATCCTGCCGGCGTATTACAGCGACAACTATCTGAGTCTGGTGCCAGGCGAGCAGCGCGAGGTGGAGATTCGCGGTCCGTCTGCGGCGAGCTTGCGCAATGCCACGCTGCAAGTGCGCGGCTGGAATGTCGAACCATCAACAGGCGTTGCCAACGGGCTTCCGTAA
- a CDS encoding TonB-dependent receptor has product MNKLHANTRHTPLVAALAAALTLLAGSVNAQDASTTPGVTELDKVMVKGVRGAQAEAIENKRTAAQIIDSISAEDIGKLPDVTITDSLQRVPGVQIRRSAGEGSQLNIRGMPQVQTTMNGELYLSAGGGDQYGQPNIGRAQPDFVDIPPTLFSGVDVIKSPTAADLDGGISGTVSLKTRRPFDLPEGWTFSGQAEGSYGDRVQELNELYSGLASFRTERWGALLAVSYSDATLENKHPSVYSNGAQKSTEQNVGFDFNGDGRIGSNTDPSNLPRDYFYNWVATELDNRSTDRQRTGVNGSFQFNINESWTVLADAAYTKLEDQDTSVAAQLHTGWATNQLQPGSVVDSNGVLEYGQFRYNRFQAHSMAGVADSNALNTNLELRFDDGGPFRASFRWVHGDAERTYDEARADAVVTRGDQITRAGGVTQWANANGLPTVDASVDFRGTYPAVNLGTDVSNPDNWQLMSTWAQGNKIEATMDAFRADGTFEFDEGVVRGFQFGIRYGEREVKLDTYRYLSPVSSSCADPNRSLYYFKDPLIVDTCSGVSEARLLPFNSIPGYWAYFNDFDPLKVTGLGSQGLPAINPQVMKDPVGYLNSLYPGNVAYQQAADSYKVTEKSTAAYFLANLEGGTGSAVPWTANIGARIVQTKLAIDQYLSSGNVFIGNVEWNGVSPAIGTNRLNRQYTDVLPTANLSLDITDAQKLRFAYNKAVARQDLPDLGRGLVSFYAVNGTPPRNPSLPSDAVLFLNGRSGNPDLDPYRATNYNASWEWYFADASLISVGAFLIDVKSFPTTVTNIELLPDADGVVRQGGTVERIVNGGGGKIKGFEIGYQQAFDFLPGWLSGFGTNINYTFSDADTDNTDIDGNTLPIGDNSKHQANAVLWYQKDKLQARVAYNWRSKRFSQVNSGAWGDELAIWNDDVGYLDASLSYDVNDHLTLYAQATNLTGESERRYAQWTNHYYDQNIFERRYYAGLRLRF; this is encoded by the coding sequence ATGAACAAGCTGCATGCGAACACCCGTCACACCCCATTGGTTGCCGCACTCGCGGCAGCGCTTACCTTGCTTGCCGGCAGCGTCAACGCGCAGGACGCCAGCACCACTCCTGGCGTCACCGAACTGGACAAGGTCATGGTCAAAGGCGTGCGCGGCGCGCAGGCCGAGGCCATCGAGAACAAGCGCACTGCGGCGCAGATCATCGATTCGATCTCTGCCGAAGACATCGGCAAATTGCCCGACGTCACCATCACCGATTCGCTGCAACGCGTGCCCGGCGTGCAGATCCGGCGCTCGGCCGGCGAAGGCTCGCAGCTCAATATTCGCGGCATGCCGCAGGTGCAGACCACCATGAACGGTGAGTTGTACTTGAGCGCCGGTGGCGGTGACCAATATGGCCAGCCCAATATTGGCCGTGCGCAGCCGGATTTTGTCGACATCCCGCCGACCTTGTTCAGTGGCGTTGATGTGATCAAATCGCCCACCGCCGCCGATCTGGATGGCGGTATCAGCGGGACTGTGTCGCTGAAGACGCGCCGCCCGTTCGATCTGCCGGAAGGCTGGACCTTCAGTGGCCAGGCCGAAGGGTCCTACGGCGATCGCGTGCAGGAACTCAACGAGCTGTACTCGGGTCTGGCCAGCTTCCGCACCGAGCGTTGGGGGGCATTGCTGGCGGTGTCGTATTCGGATGCCACGCTGGAAAACAAGCACCCCAGCGTGTATTCCAACGGCGCGCAGAAATCCACCGAGCAGAACGTGGGCTTCGATTTCAACGGCGATGGACGCATCGGCAGCAATACCGACCCGAGCAATCTGCCGCGCGATTATTTCTACAACTGGGTGGCCACCGAACTGGACAACCGCAGCACCGATCGCCAGCGCACCGGCGTCAACGGCTCGTTCCAGTTCAACATCAACGAGTCATGGACGGTGCTGGCCGATGCGGCCTACACCAAGCTCGAAGACCAGGACACCTCGGTGGCCGCGCAGCTGCATACCGGCTGGGCAACCAATCAGCTGCAGCCGGGGTCGGTGGTCGATTCCAATGGCGTGCTCGAATATGGCCAGTTCCGCTACAACCGCTTTCAAGCGCATTCCATGGCCGGTGTGGCCGATTCGAATGCGTTGAACACCAATCTGGAACTCCGCTTCGACGATGGCGGCCCGTTTCGCGCGTCGTTCCGTTGGGTGCACGGCGATGCCGAGCGCACCTACGACGAAGCGCGCGCCGACGCCGTAGTGACGCGCGGCGACCAGATCACCCGCGCCGGTGGCGTGACGCAATGGGCAAACGCCAATGGCTTGCCAACGGTGGATGCCTCGGTGGATTTCCGTGGCACCTATCCGGCGGTCAACCTCGGCACCGATGTGTCCAACCCGGACAACTGGCAGCTGATGTCCACCTGGGCGCAGGGCAACAAGATTGAAGCGACGATGGACGCGTTCCGCGCCGACGGTACCTTCGAGTTCGATGAGGGCGTGGTGCGCGGCTTCCAGTTCGGCATTCGCTACGGCGAGCGCGAGGTCAAGCTGGACACCTATCGCTACCTGTCGCCGGTGTCGAGCAGCTGCGCAGACCCGAACCGCTCGCTGTATTACTTCAAGGATCCGCTGATCGTGGATACCTGCAGCGGCGTCTCCGAAGCGCGCCTGCTGCCGTTCAATTCGATCCCCGGTTACTGGGCGTACTTCAACGACTTCGATCCGCTCAAGGTCACCGGCCTGGGCAGCCAGGGCCTGCCGGCGATCAACCCGCAGGTCATGAAGGACCCGGTGGGCTATCTCAACAGCCTGTACCCGGGCAATGTGGCCTACCAGCAGGCCGCCGATTCGTACAAGGTCACCGAAAAGAGCACCGCGGCGTACTTTCTGGCGAATCTGGAAGGCGGCACCGGCAGTGCGGTGCCGTGGACGGCGAACATCGGCGCACGCATCGTGCAGACCAAGCTGGCGATCGATCAGTATCTGAGCAGCGGCAATGTGTTTATTGGCAATGTCGAGTGGAACGGGGTCAGCCCGGCGATCGGTACCAATCGTCTGAATCGCCAATACACCGATGTGCTGCCTACCGCCAACCTGTCGCTGGATATCACCGACGCGCAGAAGCTGCGCTTTGCCTACAACAAGGCGGTGGCGCGCCAGGATCTGCCCGATCTCGGTCGCGGCCTGGTGAGCTTCTATGCGGTCAACGGCACACCGCCGCGCAATCCGTCGTTGCCCTCGGATGCGGTGCTGTTCCTCAACGGCCGCTCCGGCAATCCGGATCTCGATCCGTATCGCGCCACCAACTACAACGCCTCGTGGGAATGGTATTTCGCCGATGCCTCGTTGATCAGCGTGGGTGCGTTCCTGATCGATGTGAAGTCGTTTCCCACCACCGTGACCAATATCGAACTGTTGCCTGACGCCGATGGCGTGGTGCGTCAGGGCGGCACGGTCGAGCGCATCGTCAATGGCGGCGGCGGCAAGATCAAGGGTTTCGAAATCGGCTACCAACAGGCGTTCGATTTCCTGCCCGGCTGGCTCAGCGGCTTCGGCACCAACATCAATTACACCTTCTCCGATGCCGACACCGACAACACCGATATCGACGGCAACACGCTGCCGATCGGCGATAACTCCAAGCATCAGGCCAATGCAGTGCTGTGGTACCAGAAGGACAAGCTGCAGGCACGCGTGGCCTACAACTGGCGTAGCAAGCGCTTCAGCCAGGTCAACAGCGGGGCCTGGGGCGATGAGCTGGCGATCTGGAACGACGATGTGGGCTATCTCGATGCGTCCTTGAGCTACGACGTCAACGACCACCTGACGCTGTACGCACAGGCCACCAACCTCACCGGCGAAAGCGAACGCCGGTACGCGCAGTGGACCAATCACTACTACGACCAGAACATCTTCGAGCGTCGTTATTACGCGGGTTTGCGTCTGCGCTTCTGA
- a CDS encoding LacI family DNA-binding transcriptional regulator, with translation MAAKRQRSANTAATLLDVAKHAGVSPMTASRVINRHPHVGEDMRVRVEASVQALGYRPNLAGRSLRTSGLLRIGVLYSNPSAAYLNQFMLGLLEQSSLNGSQVLVEKCGAIRSQRAATERLLAAGVDGVILPPPLCDSRQTIAELDARGIPVVAVASGAPMAQISSVRIDDYQAARAIVDHLIELGHRRIALIKGDPKHTPSALRANGYLDSLQAAGLTVAEELIAEGLFTYRSGLLAASSLLAQAQPPTAIFCSNDDMAAAAVAVAHGLGLRVPEDVSVAGFDDTPVATTIWPELTTVHQPVTAMGRAAVSLLADAIRQRRKGDTAPGVHQVMKYTVVKRGSTAGPPAR, from the coding sequence ATGGCGGCCAAGCGGCAACGCAGTGCGAATACTGCAGCGACTCTGCTGGATGTCGCCAAACACGCCGGCGTCTCGCCGATGACCGCCTCGCGCGTCATCAACCGCCATCCGCATGTCGGTGAAGACATGCGGGTGCGCGTGGAAGCCTCGGTGCAGGCGTTGGGCTACCGGCCCAACCTGGCCGGCCGCTCGTTGCGCACCAGCGGGCTATTGCGTATCGGTGTGCTGTACAGCAATCCCAGCGCCGCGTATCTCAATCAATTCATGCTCGGCCTGCTCGAACAGAGCAGCCTCAATGGCAGCCAGGTCTTGGTGGAAAAATGCGGCGCCATCCGCAGCCAGCGTGCCGCGACCGAGCGCTTGTTGGCGGCCGGCGTCGACGGGGTGATCCTGCCACCGCCGTTATGCGATTCGCGCCAGACCATCGCCGAACTCGATGCACGCGGCATCCCGGTCGTTGCGGTGGCCAGCGGCGCGCCGATGGCGCAAATCAGCTCGGTGCGCATCGACGATTATCAGGCCGCGCGCGCCATCGTCGATCATCTGATCGAACTGGGCCATCGCCGCATCGCCTTGATCAAGGGCGACCCCAAGCACACCCCGAGCGCGTTACGCGCCAATGGCTATCTCGACAGCTTGCAGGCCGCAGGTTTGACGGTGGCCGAGGAGTTGATCGCCGAAGGATTATTCACCTATCGCTCCGGCCTGCTCGCCGCAAGCAGCCTGCTCGCGCAAGCGCAACCGCCCACCGCCATTTTCTGCAGCAACGACGATATGGCCGCAGCGGCCGTTGCGGTGGCACACGGCCTGGGCTTGCGCGTGCCCGAGGACGTGTCGGTCGCAGGCTTCGACGACACCCCGGTGGCCACCACCATCTGGCCCGAGCTCACCACCGTGCATCAACCGGTCACCGCGATGGGACGCGCCGCAGTGTCGCTGTTGGCCGATGCAATCCGTCAGCGACGCAAGGGCGATACCGCACCGGGCGTGCATCAGGTGATGAAGTACACCGTGGTCAAGCGCGGATCCACGGCGGGTCCGCCGGCACGGTAA